The following nucleotide sequence is from Natronosalvus caseinilyticus.
GGATTTGAACCAGGGAGGAGTTCCGCTCCGACCGTGGTTCACAATCCGGGCGGCCCCATCCTCTTAATTCGAATTGAGCCATCACACTCTTTCTTTCACCTCCACCAGCGCCGGCCCTCAACCGACCGGGCAGTATTGGCGGCCTTTACCGTCAAACTCGTGGCGCCCAGCGAGCCCAGCGGATGCTTCGCAAGGCTAACCCGGAGATAACCTCGAAGCTGTACTCTCCACCACTAGCACTTATAGCACGAGCTGTCGTGTTATACGTTACCATGAATGACGGACTCGAGTCAGCGTTCGCAGATGCAATACTCAGCGTGTGTCGGACGGTAGTCGGGGATGAATTACGAAGTATCACGTATTTCACCGAGGATCAGGTTGAGCAAATCTACCTCCGGTCTGATCTCGATCGGACGGCTGATCTCATCGGATTCGCCGAGTTGGAACGGAACGGCTTTCGAGCGGACGAGCTATACCGAGATACGCAGTTGGGTGAGTATCAAGCCACTGTTCGAATGTTCGAATACGGGTATCTGACACGCGTTATTCACGACCGCTATGGTGCCTGGGTGACGACTGACTCAATGTCGATGGATCGGTTCGAAGAACTCACCACTGCTCTCAAATCGGTCCTGGTAACGCATACGGGTGACACTGCTGAGGAGTGAGTGAACCTCCTTATTTGGTCTCGTCGCGAACAAACCCGCGAGCGACGCGACCTAAGGAGTCCGAATTTGAACAAGGAGAACGTCCGATCCGGCATAATTCACGATTGGTGGTCCTATCCTCAACCCGCTAGTGCGAGTTCTCCCTTCGCCGGACTACAACGCAATCGATCGGGGACTGATGCGACGATCACCGGGAGGTTGCGCCGCTGCGCAACTCCTGTGCCGAGTACGAGTCGCGTCACTCCGTTCGCTCCGTCTCGAGCGAGAGCCACCAGAGGTGCCACCGTCCTTCCACGTGCAGGTGCTCGAGCGTTCCGTCCTCGACCATGGCCGACAGCTGTTTGTGCATCTCCTCGACTGAAGTCGAGTACTGGCCGGCCAGGTACTGCGTGTTGACGACGGGCACGGGTGCGGCCAGGATCGAATCGACGATCGCCTGTGGAGTGACCGAGCTGTCGTCGCTGTCGCCGGACTCTGAACCACCGTCCGCCCGCAGTCGATGCTCGCTATCAATTGGCATAGATGAGCTACTCCCCCGGACGTGTTGAACCCTCCACCTGGCCGTCACCGTGATGTCGTCTACGGCCGCGCCGTCACGTTCCGCAGACGAGTCACCTGGCGTGACCGTCATCGCGAGGGCGAGTAGGCATTATCAGTGCGACGGTAGTACGACGGGTGCCATGACGGCAGTCAAAGTAATCCGCGTGATGGGTACGTCAGAGGAGTCCTGGGAAGAAGCCGCTCGAGAAGCGTTCCGCGAGGCGAGTCAGACGGTCGACGACATCTCCGGTATCAACGTCGAAAACTGGACGGCCAACGTCGAGGACGGCGAAATCGTGGAGTACAAGGCGACGACTGAGATCGCGTTCCCGGTCGAGCACTCGTAGTCGCACTCGAGGGGTGCGTCGTCCGCCGACGCCTCGAGACGGGACGGCCGGTTGGCGGCCAGACGAACCGAACGCTGACGAGAGTCGAACGACCGGCCATCGCGACGCGACACGTTTTTCTCACCGCCACCGCCTCTTCGATACTATGTTCCGTTCTGGTGCGTTCGTCGCCGAGCACGTCTCGCCGGTGATCGACGAACAGGTACAGCCCAACGGCGTGGACCTCACCGTCGACGTCGTCTTCGACCAGCTCGAGCCGGGCCGGATAACCCGTGACGGCAAGGAGATCGGTGACCGGGTCGCCCGTCCGCTCGAGGAACTCGAGCGCAAGGACCCCGACAGGTACTACCTGCCGGTCGGCTCCTACATCGTGCGGTACGGCGAGCGGATTCGGGTACCTGACGGTCACGTCGGGTTCGTCTACCCGCGGTCGTCGCTCATGCGAAACTCGTGTATGCTCAACACGGCCGTCTGGGACGCGGGCTACGAGGGTCGCGGCGAGGGGCTCTTGCAGGTCCACCACGACGTCGAACTCGAGCGCGGGGCGCGGATCGCCCAGCTCGTCTTCGCGCAGGCCGACCACGACGAGACGTACGACGGGAGCTACCAGGGCGAGAAT
It contains:
- a CDS encoding DUF7522 family protein, which encodes MNDGLESAFADAILSVCRTVVGDELRSITYFTEDQVEQIYLRSDLDRTADLIGFAELERNGFRADELYRDTQLGEYQATVRMFEYGYLTRVIHDRYGAWVTTDSMSMDRFEELTTALKSVLVTHTGDTAEE
- a CDS encoding dodecin family protein, yielding MTAVKVIRVMGTSEESWEEAAREAFREASQTVDDISGINVENWTANVEDGEIVEYKATTEIAFPVEHS
- a CDS encoding deoxyuridine 5'-triphosphate nucleotidohydrolase, translated to MFRSGAFVAEHVSPVIDEQVQPNGVDLTVDVVFDQLEPGRITRDGKEIGDRVARPLEELERKDPDRYYLPVGSYIVRYGERIRVPDGHVGFVYPRSSLMRNSCMLNTAVWDAGYEGRGEGLLQVHHDVELERGARIAQLVFAQADHDETYDGSYQGENL